The Anaerobaca lacustris sequence CCTTTCTGACCGCGCGGGCCCTCGAACAGATCAAGAACGACGTCTGCTACTCCGACCGGCCGGTCACGCTGGTGGGCATCAGCGCCGGCGTCAGCTACGGGGCCTTGGGCTCGACGCATCACTCCACCCATGACCTGGCGGCCCTTCGCGCGATCGAGAACCTCACGATTCTCATTCCGGCCGATAACTTCGAGACGGTCGAAGCGGTGAAAGCCACCGCCGGGATGGAGCACCCTGTATACCTGCGTTTTGGCAAGCGTCCCCTTCACCATCTGCACCCGCCGCAGACGCCGTTCACCGTGGGCAAGGCGCTGACCGTCCGTGAGGGCACCGACGTCGCCTTCGTCGCCACCGGCGAGACGGTCTATCCGGCCCTGGCGGCCGCGAGGGACCTGGAGAAAGAAGGCCTGTCCGGTCGCGTCATCAGTATGCACACGATCAAGCCGCTCGATGCCGATGCGTTGGTGCGGGCCGCCGGTGAGTGCCGGGCGATCGTCACGGTCGAGGAACACAGCGTCTTCGGCGGCCTGGGCGAGGCGTGCGCCGCCGTCCTCATGCAGGCGGGTCTTCGCCGCCGCTTCCGAATCGTCGGCTTCCCCGACGAGTACATGGTCACGGGAAGCCAGGCGGAGATCTTCGAGCACTACGGGATCGATGCGCAAGGACTGGCGCGAACCGCCAGGGCGTTGCTTGACAGGTGAAACACGAGAGGAATGAAATGGGTACCCGTTACATTCTGGCCATCGATCAAGGAACCAGCGGAACCAAGACCGTCCTGTTTGATGCGGAGGGGCGAATCGTTGCGAAGGCGACGGAGCCGCTGAAATCGTATTTCCCCCAGCCGGGCTTTGTCGAGCAGGACCCGTTGGAGATCTATCAGAACGTTCTGGTCTCGGTGAGGAAGTGTCTTGAGGCATTCCGAAACACGGTGGGCGCCGATCCGGGCGCGATTGTGACGTGCGGCATCTCCAACCAGCGCGAGACGTTTGTCCTGTGGGACGAATCGGGCCAGCCGTTGTGCAATGCCGTGGTCTGGCAGTGCAAGCGGTCGGTGGCCGTCTGTGACCGCCTCCGGAATACAAAACTGGCCGGCCAGATCGAACGGAGGACGGGATTGATCGTCGATCCCTATTTCTCCGGGACCAAGCTGCTTTGGCTGCGCGAGCACGATCCCAAGGTGGCGGAGGCGATCCGGGCCGGCAGGGCCCTCTTTGGGACGGTGGACACGTGGCTGTTGTACAAACTCACCTCCGGGCGAAGCTACCTGACCGACCACACAAACGCATCGCGCACGCTGCTGTTCAATATCGACCAGTTGGACTGGGACGCTCATCTTCTGGCCGAATACGGATTGACCTCTCTCCGGCTGCCGCAGGCCAGGCCTTCCTCCTTTGAATACGGCGTCACGGACTTCGAGGGGACGCTGCCCGAAGCGATTCCGATCTCCGGGATGATCGGCGATTCCCATGCCGCGGCTTTCGGGGAACGCTGCTTCTCTTCGGGGACCGCCAAAGCCACTCTCGGCACCGGCTGTTCCATATTGCTCAACACCGGCGCCAAGAGAGTCGCCTCGAAAGCGGGCATGGTGACGACGATCTGCTGGAGCACCGCCGAGAGAGTCGATTACGCCCTGGAAGGAATCATCGTCACGTGCGGCGCCACGATCAACTGGTTGCGCGACAACATGGGTCTCTTCGCCGACAGCCGCCAAACGGAGACGATGGCGCTGGCAGTCAAGGACAACGCAGGGGTGTATCTCGTTCCCGCCTTCAGCGGCCTGGGAGCGCCCCACTGGAAAATGGATCTGCGGGCGGCCATTCTGGGGTTGACCCTGGGATGCGACAAGAACCATATCGTGCGGGCCGCGCTCGAATCGATTCCCTATCAGATCAAGGACGTGATTGTCGCCATGGAGAAAGACAGCGGCATCCGGCTGCAACGATTGAAAGTCGACGGCGGCATCACGACCAACCGGTTTGTGATGCGGTTCCTGGCCGATCTGCTGGGTGCGGATGTGGTGAACATCGGGACCCCCGACGTCTCGGCTCTCGGCGCCGCGTGCCTGGCCGGCCTCCAATCGAACGTATTCGAGGATATCGGTCAACTGGAGCGGCTCGATGTGGCGGAGCAGACGCATTCGCCCGGGCCTGCGGTGCATCCGGTTCATACGGCTTACGAGGGATGGAAAAGGGCCGTTGAACAGCTTGTGACATCGCGGTAGGGTGCAGACGACATTGACCCGTGGACGCCATTCTGGTACAATGTATCTGGTGCGTCTCCTGCCTGTAGTGGGGATCCTGACCGGTGAGAGGGGGCCTGGAACCGAACCGAGGATGGATGAATGAAACTCGCTTGCGCAAGATTCTGCACTATCGCATGTCTTCTGACGATCTTCGTCGCGGCTTCTGCCTGGGCCCAGCCGCACGTGTGCATCAATGAGATCATGGCCTCGAATGGGACGACGCTGGCGGATGAGGACGGCGATTTCGAGGACTGGATCGAGCTGTACAATCCCGGTCCGTCTGCCGTCGATCTGAGAGGTTTTGGATTGTCCGACCGGTCCGACGACCCCCTCCAATGGGTCTTTCCCGAGGTCATCATCGAGCCGGGGCAGTTCCTTCTGGTCTGGGCCTCCGGGAAGGATCGGCGAAAGGCGACGGCGCCGCTTCATGCCAACTTCCGGATTTCGACAGAGGCAGAGGAGGTGCTGCTGACCGCTCCGGAGGGCGCTCGGATCGATGAGACGATGTCCCACGGAGTCCCGCGCGATATCTCCTGGGGTCGCGATCCCGATGGCTCGGGCAACTGGTGCACCCTGGCGCCTACCCCGGGGGCCTCCAACGACGGATGGTTTCTGCCGGTTGTGTCCGACATCGCGTTCAGCCATGAGCGCGGCTTCTACGACGAGCCGATCCGCGTGGTCCTGGAGACTGAGACGCCGGGCGCCACGATTCGCTACACCCTCGATGGAAGTACACCGACGGCCAACCACGGAGCCATCTACGCCGGGTTGATTCCGATCGAGACGACGACCTGCCTGAGGGCCATAGCCTTCAAGGCGGGGTGGGAACCGACGAATGTGCATACCCACACCTACCTGTTTCTCGATCACGTCATCCGTCAGGCCACCGATCCGCTGACCGGCGCGCAGGTGACGCCCGAAGGGTACCCCACCTCGTGGGGCTCCGTGAGGGGCGACTATCAGATGGACCCGGACGTCGTGGGCCGGAACGGGACCGACATCTTCGGCGGGCTGTATGCGAACACCATTCGCGACGACCTCAAGGCCGTTCCGACGATCTCGCTGGTGATGAACAGAGACGATTGGTTCGGCAGCAAGGGAATCTACATCAACCAGTCACAGGACGGCACGGAACGCGTGGCGTCGATGGAGTACATCGATCCGGCTGGGGCCGAGGGCTTTCAGGTCAACTGCGCGCTCGCCATGCAGGGCGGCATCAGCGGCGGGGGGACCAGCCTGCAACGATGGAAGACGTTCAAGCTGTCCATGCGGCCCCGCTTCAAGCCGTACACCGACGACGGGACGCCCACGGGGGGCCCGAGCCGGCTCGACTTCAAGCTGTTTGGCGACTCGCCCGTCGAACGCCATAACACGGTGGTCCTCGACGCCGTGTTGAACCACTCGTGGCTTCACCCAGGCGGCGATCAGCGGAACACCGCCGTGTACATCCAGGACCAGTACGTCGCCGATCTCCATGACGCCATGGGCGGGCATTCGCCCCACGGCGCCTACGCCCACATGTACATCAACGGTCTCTACTGGGGTCTGTATTACATCCACGAACGGCCCGATCATGCCTGGGCCGCTGAGATGTTCGGGGGCGGCAAAGATGAGTATGACGCGATCAAGCACGGCAGCGGAGGCGTGATCAACAGCGCAACCGGCGGCAGCGCCACGGCCAACTACAATGCGATGGTCGCGGCGGCGAACGCCGTGGCTGCGGACCCGGACAATGCCGCGAAGTACGATGCTTTGTGCGAGCGGCTCGACGTAGACGACTTCATCGCCTATCTGCTGGCCAACTGGTACACGGGCAACCACGACTGGCCGCATAAGAACTGGTATGCGACGCGACGCAACGCGCCGGGCGGAAAGTGGCGCTTCCACTCCTGGGACGCCGAACACACGCTCGAAGGGACGAACGAGGTAGGAAAGAGCCCTTCGGACATTCACCTCAAGCTCTCGCAGAACGCCGAATACCGCGTACGCATGGCCGACCTGGTGTATCGTTACTTCTTCCACGGCAGACCGCTGAGTTACCCGGCTTCGGCCGAAGCGTTCCTGTTCCGAATGGGCCAGATCGAGCGGGCGATCGTAGGCGAATCGGCCCGGTGGGGCGACAACCGCCAGTCACGTCCGTATACTCAGCAGGACTGGCTCAACACGCAGACGATCAAGCTGACCGGCATGTTCCCGAACCGCGCCGATCAGGTGCTCGGCTGGCTCAAGGCGGTCGGGCTGTATCCCAGGATCGACGCGCCCGAGTTTCGCGCACAGGGTCTTGCCCAGCACGGCGGGCCGATCCCGTCGGGGGGCATCGTCTCGATGACGGGCGATCCCGGCACGGTCTGGTACACCCTGGACGGCAGCGATCCGCGCCGGCCCGGCTCAGGCGGCCAGGCGGGCGAGGAGTTCGCGTGGGTCACGGAGGATGCGCCGAAGAAGGTCCTGGTCCCGACGGCATCCATCGGCGACGGCTGGCGCGGCCTGGAGTTCGGCGACTCGGCCTGGATCAGCGGCGCCGGCGGCGTCGGCTACGAGCGCAGCACGGGCTACGAACATCTGTTCGAGATCGACGTGCACGATGCCATGTACGGGCGCAACACGAGCTGTTACATCCGCATTTCATTCGAGGTCACGCCGGAGGGTCTGACCGAGGCCGCTGGGTTGAGGCTGAAGGTTCGATACGACGACGGCTTCGTGGCGTATCTCAACGGGGTGGAAGTGCAGCGGGCCATGTTCAATGGTGTGCCATCGTGGAACTCGGGCGCTGCGGGCAGCCATTCGGACGCCGAAGCCGTCCATCTCGAAACGTTCGACATCTCTTCCTCGATCCATCACATGCGTCTGGGCCGCAACATCCTGGCGATTCACGGCCTGAACGCCGGCGCCACCAGCTCAGACTTCCTGATCTCCGTGGAGCTGACCTCGATCATGGGCAGCGGCGGCGCCGTTCCCAGCGGCGTCTCACCGAGCGCGAGCCAGTACGTTCGGCCGCTGATGCTGACCGAGAGCGTGCAAATCGCGGCGCGGGCGTTCGACGGACAGACGTGGAGCGCGTTGAACGAAGTGACGTTCGGCGTCGGGCCGGTGGCCCAGAGCCTTCGGATCAGCGAGCTGATGTATCATCCTGTCGATCCGAACGCCGAGTACGTCGAATTGACCAACGTCGGCAGCCAGACGATCAACCTGAATCTGGTCGCGTTCACGGACGGGATTCGATACACCTTCCCCGGCGTCGAACTGGCTCCGGGGGCCTACATGCTGGTCGCCGAGGACCTCGCGGCCTTCGAGGCGGCCTACGGCGCGGGTCTGCCCGTCGTCGGGCCGTATTCAGGCAAGCTCAGCAATGCGGGCGAACGGATCGAACTCCAGGATGCGACGGGCGCGGTCATCCAGAGCTTCACCTACCGCGACAACTGGTATCGAATCACCGACGGACAGGGCTTCTCGCTGACCGTCAAGGACCCGGCCGGATCGGACTCGCTCGACGCCAAGGACGCCTGGCGTCCCAGCGCCCAGCCGGGCGGATCGCCGGGGTTCGACGACTGAGGTGTTCCACTCCTGATTCCGGCTTGGGGCCTATACGGATCGACTCCATATAGACCCCAAACATGCAGCCGTTGTGTCAATCCTGTGCCTGATTGGAGCTTGCGACCTCGTTCGAGAAGGCGTAATGGTGCCACGAGTCGCCCGTCACAAGAGCGTCGAACACGAAGCTCATTTCGGTGCCAATCGCGGTATACGTATACGTAATCAGTTGTCCGTTGCCCGAGCCGGCGCTGTTTTGATCGACACGCGTTGGATTGCGTGGATTGTCGCCGGGCGTGATGTCCGTGAAACGTCCTCCTGCCCCGCCGTACCCAACCGTATAGAATGTCGCAACATACGTCGTGCCGGGCACCAGATTCATCAGGGTAAGCACGGGATGGTTGTCGTCCTGGTCGCCGTAGAAGAACCCTCGCGCAAGAGCCGCGCCGTCGCCGGTGACGTTGACAGGGTTGGTCGTGTCGAACACATTCGTTGCCGGACCGGTCAATGTCCAGTTCGTCCCGGAACGATCCATGTCGCGTTCGAAATAGACCCCGTTGCCCGCGAAGAATGGCTCGCCGTCGTTGCCTTCACCGCTGAATTTCCCGGTATGCGTATAGACCTTGTCGCTGCTGATGCCGGAATCGTGATCGCCGGTCCATGGATGGATGGAGAACGTGCCCGCCGGAGAAACCGTCGGAACCAGCCGGAGATCGTCGAAGTAAACCACTCCCTTGCCACCCGCTGCCCCGGCACGCTCGAAGCCAATGCTCAACTCCGTGACGCTGCGAAGGTTCACGTTCAGATCCGCCAGGTTCACATTCCACGGCCGCCACAGTGCTTGCGTCAGGTACCCGGCGTCGCCGTCATACACGACCTTGGAGCCGTTGAGTTTCAGATACATCTGCTCGGCCGAATTGTCCGGGTCGCCATGGAAATACACCGTCAGAGCTTTGACGCCATGCCCGGTCCAGTCCGGGCCGACCTGCAGATCGCCGACATCCACGGTCGCCTCGGAATACGTGGTGGCGCTGTTGTCGTAGAAGAACGGCATGGATTGACGGCCACCGCGCACGATGCTCCGCTCGGCAAACGGGGTCTCGAGGTGGCCCACCGTCGAGCCGGTGTTGTTGACCCACCCGTCGATCCAGGTGTCGAAGATGCGATGATCGACGTCGTTGTAGCTCTCGAAATCCTCCACGACGAGATACTCTTGCGTGTCAAAGCTCCAGAGGTCGCCTTGCCAGGTGGCGGGAGTCTCGGCCTCGTTGACCTCATCGACTCTCCAGTAGTACGTCCGGGCCAGGTCCAGCATGCCGGCCTCCAGGAGAGCTTCGGACACCGCGGTCACAGGGACGGTCCGATCGATCACCGCCTGCTCCTCGGTGCTCAGGTACACCTCGTGGATGGCTGACTCACGACCCGCGCGCCAGCGCAGGGTGAGGTCCGGGGCGAGGTTCGTCGCGCCGGAAGCCGGCTGCGGCTCGCGGGCGTACACGGGGATGTGCATGAAGCGGACTTCACTGAGCCCGTACTGCCCCATCATGCCGTGGCCGCTGTTGACGTTGAGACGGACGAATCGAGCGGGCACGCCGCCGAAATCGACCACGGTGTTGGCGACGTAGTCGGGCCGGGCCGTCGCTCGGGCGAATTCCGCATCACCCAGCACCGTCCACTCTTCACCATCGACAGAGTACTCGATCGTCATGCTCTTGATCCCGAAGCCGAGCACCGGCTCGAACTGGACGTTGTAGTTCCACACCAGCAGCTCGTGCAGTTTCAGGACTTTCTCGAACTCATATTGAATCCACAGCGCCTCGCCCGCAACAGGGGTCGCCAGCCACATGTCGGTGCTTTCGGTCGAATGCTGATCGGCGTCGTTGAGACCTGAGCCGTCAACCGTCTTGTCGGGCCCGGCGCCTTCATCGAAGGCCCCGTTGGTCGTGGCGACGACACCTGCGACCGGATACGCGAACGGCTCGGTCGTGAAGCTCCAGACCTCGCCTCTGTAGATCGTGCTGTCCGGAGGCGCATTGACTTCATCGACTCGCCAGTAGTAGGTCTGGCCGTATCCGAGGGGGCCGGAAGGCGCATAGGTCGTTGCCGGCTGACCCTGGCTGACCAGGACACCTCTCGGATCGGTCCGGCTTGCTTCGTTGACGTCATCGAAGGCGATGCCCAGGTACACATCATGGGTGTTGGCGAACTCTCCCGGCGTCCAGCCAAGGTCTATATCTCGGGGCACGTCCGTATCCCCTGCCGCCGGGCTTGGGTTGGAGGCGCCGGCCGGCAGCCCGATCACTTCATTGGACAGTCCATAGATGTGAGCGCTCATGTTGTCGTAATGGGTAATGAACCGAATCGTCACATCGGTGTCGTCAGCGGTGAAGGTGTAATCGAGATAATGCGCTCCGCCGGCATCGATGTTGATCTCGAATGTGTCGCTGAATACGCCGTGGCTCTCACCATCCGCCTGGACCGTGATAGTCCTGTTGGCGCCGCTCGCATACGCGCGGAAGTACCATCGCGTCGAATACGTCGTTCCCGGCGTCAGACCGGACAGCGTCACTACGGTGCCCTCGCCGACGGGCCCGCCGGAATGATAGATCATGTCACGCAACAGGCCGTTCGAATCTCCATCCGCATCGATGTTGTCATTGCCGGCGTGGACGTCTACGGTCACGCCGCTGGCCGTGCTGTTGAGGGTGTAGCCGTATCCCCAGAGACTGGTGCCTGTGTAAGCGGAACTGACGCCGGCGCTCGGCCCCTGTTCAAACGCGACGCCGTTGATGGTCACCGGTGCCCCCAGGCCGAAATCAAAGGTATGGGTGTAGATCTTGTCGCTGTCGATGCCAATGGCATCATCGGTGCCGGCGGCCGGCAGGTCCACGACGGTGAACGTGGCGGCCCGGGCGGCGGGATGCATCGTCAGCAGGCACAGTAGAGAGATGACAACTCTGGTACACATCGTTCCTGTCCTCCAACTTGCGCTTCCGTAGTGTTTCTGTTCCCTGCGGCGTAGACCCTGCTGGATCATCAGGAGCCTCCAGCATCATGATACCGTTTCACGAGGACGTCTGCAAGTGTTCCTGATTCGTCCGGAAGGTGGCCTGTTTTTGCCTTGACAGGAGGGTGGACCATATTGTAGATGAAAGATGTGAAGCTTGTGCCTGCGTGGTCGGGCGCTTGTGGTCCGAGCTCATCCAGCGGGTACACCCTTTTTGCATTTCTCGACCGAGGAAGGAAATGTATGTCGTGCAAGGCATCCGGTCTTCCGTGGCGACTTCGTGCCTTGCAGTTTGGATATACGCATTTCCGTTGATGGCTTACATTGCTTCTCTGAAGGAAGGAGGTATCGTCACGTCGTACACGGTCATCCTGGGCAAAGGCGGTGAAGTGAGCGTGGAATCATCATCGGTTGCTGCGGCGTGTGGCCAAAGCACGAATCTCAAGTGAGGTGATTTGGGGGGGAGGAGGACTGTCATGCGTAAGAAACTGACCTATCTGGCTTCGTTCATTCTGGTGCTCGGCTTGGCCTCGGCCGGCGGAGCGGAAGCGGCAGACCCGCATCTGGTGGGGTGGTGGCCCTTGAGTGAAGGCTCCGGAGAGACCGCCTTTGATTTGTCCGGCCGTGGCGATGACGGCACGATCAACAACCCCAATGGAGGTCTGGGGCTCGACGGCTCGGTCTGGGTGGACGACCCTGTGCGCGGCGCCGTCATCAGTTTTGAAGGGATGGCGACCAGCGCCTTCGTTCGCGCCGGCAACATTCCTCAGATGACACTCAGCAACGACTTCACCTGGGCCTTCTGGGCGAAGCAGGACGCGACGAACACTCTGGACAACGACATCATTCTCGGCAATCGGTACAACGAGAACGGTGTCGATTTCGTCCCGCGCCAGTTCATCAAGTTCACACCCACGAAATTCGAGTGGCACATGAACGGCAACGGCGACGACAACCTGGAATATGACGACATTCCCAACGACGTTTGGCTCCACCATGTGGTCGTGAAGGCCGCAGATCAGTTGACCTATTACCGCAACGGTGTGGAATCCAGCTCGGGAGCGATCACACAGGCTCTGGATTTCCCTCAGCCCCTTTACTTTGGCGGTGACAACACAGGCACAGCCACGGAAAACTGGGGCGGGATGATGAGCGACGTCCGCATCTATGATACAGCGCTGACCAGACTCGGAGTTCTGGCGGCCATGGTGGGTATCGGACAGATCGATATGGAAATCGGCTATGCTCTGGAGCCCCCTGCGATCGACGGCCAGGTTGATTCGA is a genomic window containing:
- a CDS encoding transketolase family protein, which codes for MGFEAGAELGRANLDVFAETLLSMARVDRNVLVVTSDSRGSGKLAPFAAALPEQIVEVGIAEQNLVGVAAGLASAGKIVYAVSPASFLTARALEQIKNDVCYSDRPVTLVGISAGVSYGALGSTHHSTHDLAALRAIENLTILIPADNFETVEAVKATAGMEHPVYLRFGKRPLHHLHPPQTPFTVGKALTVREGTDVAFVATGETVYPALAAARDLEKEGLSGRVISMHTIKPLDADALVRAAGECRAIVTVEEHSVFGGLGEACAAVLMQAGLRRRFRIVGFPDEYMVTGSQAEIFEHYGIDAQGLARTARALLDR
- a CDS encoding FGGY family carbohydrate kinase; the protein is MGTRYILAIDQGTSGTKTVLFDAEGRIVAKATEPLKSYFPQPGFVEQDPLEIYQNVLVSVRKCLEAFRNTVGADPGAIVTCGISNQRETFVLWDESGQPLCNAVVWQCKRSVAVCDRLRNTKLAGQIERRTGLIVDPYFSGTKLLWLREHDPKVAEAIRAGRALFGTVDTWLLYKLTSGRSYLTDHTNASRTLLFNIDQLDWDAHLLAEYGLTSLRLPQARPSSFEYGVTDFEGTLPEAIPISGMIGDSHAAAFGERCFSSGTAKATLGTGCSILLNTGAKRVASKAGMVTTICWSTAERVDYALEGIIVTCGATINWLRDNMGLFADSRQTETMALAVKDNAGVYLVPAFSGLGAPHWKMDLRAAILGLTLGCDKNHIVRAALESIPYQIKDVIVAMEKDSGIRLQRLKVDGGITTNRFVMRFLADLLGADVVNIGTPDVSALGAACLAGLQSNVFEDIGQLERLDVAEQTHSPGPAVHPVHTAYEGWKRAVEQLVTSR
- a CDS encoding lamin tail domain-containing protein, which encodes MKLACARFCTIACLLTIFVAASAWAQPHVCINEIMASNGTTLADEDGDFEDWIELYNPGPSAVDLRGFGLSDRSDDPLQWVFPEVIIEPGQFLLVWASGKDRRKATAPLHANFRISTEAEEVLLTAPEGARIDETMSHGVPRDISWGRDPDGSGNWCTLAPTPGASNDGWFLPVVSDIAFSHERGFYDEPIRVVLETETPGATIRYTLDGSTPTANHGAIYAGLIPIETTTCLRAIAFKAGWEPTNVHTHTYLFLDHVIRQATDPLTGAQVTPEGYPTSWGSVRGDYQMDPDVVGRNGTDIFGGLYANTIRDDLKAVPTISLVMNRDDWFGSKGIYINQSQDGTERVASMEYIDPAGAEGFQVNCALAMQGGISGGGTSLQRWKTFKLSMRPRFKPYTDDGTPTGGPSRLDFKLFGDSPVERHNTVVLDAVLNHSWLHPGGDQRNTAVYIQDQYVADLHDAMGGHSPHGAYAHMYINGLYWGLYYIHERPDHAWAAEMFGGGKDEYDAIKHGSGGVINSATGGSATANYNAMVAAANAVAADPDNAAKYDALCERLDVDDFIAYLLANWYTGNHDWPHKNWYATRRNAPGGKWRFHSWDAEHTLEGTNEVGKSPSDIHLKLSQNAEYRVRMADLVYRYFFHGRPLSYPASAEAFLFRMGQIERAIVGESARWGDNRQSRPYTQQDWLNTQTIKLTGMFPNRADQVLGWLKAVGLYPRIDAPEFRAQGLAQHGGPIPSGGIVSMTGDPGTVWYTLDGSDPRRPGSGGQAGEEFAWVTEDAPKKVLVPTASIGDGWRGLEFGDSAWISGAGGVGYERSTGYEHLFEIDVHDAMYGRNTSCYIRISFEVTPEGLTEAAGLRLKVRYDDGFVAYLNGVEVQRAMFNGVPSWNSGAAGSHSDAEAVHLETFDISSSIHHMRLGRNILAIHGLNAGATSSDFLISVELTSIMGSGGAVPSGVSPSASQYVRPLMLTESVQIAARAFDGQTWSALNEVTFGVGPVAQSLRISELMYHPVDPNAEYVELTNVGSQTINLNLVAFTDGIRYTFPGVELAPGAYMLVAEDLAAFEAAYGAGLPVVGPYSGKLSNAGERIELQDATGAVIQSFTYRDNWYRITDGQGFSLTVKDPAGSDSLDAKDAWRPSAQPGGSPGFDD
- a CDS encoding discoidin domain-containing protein, with the protein product MCTRVVISLLCLLTMHPAARAATFTVVDLPAAGTDDAIGIDSDKIYTHTFDFGLGAPVTINGVAFEQGPSAGVSSAYTGTSLWGYGYTLNSTASGVTVDVHAGNDNIDADGDSNGLLRDMIYHSGGPVGEGTVVTLSGLTPGTTYSTRWYFRAYASGANRTITVQADGESHGVFSDTFEINIDAGGAHYLDYTFTADDTDVTIRFITHYDNMSAHIYGLSNEVIGLPAGASNPSPAAGDTDVPRDIDLGWTPGEFANTHDVYLGIAFDDVNEASRTDPRGVLVSQGQPATTYAPSGPLGYGQTYYWRVDEVNAPPDSTIYRGEVWSFTTEPFAYPVAGVVATTNGAFDEGAGPDKTVDGSGLNDADQHSTESTDMWLATPVAGEALWIQYEFEKVLKLHELLVWNYNVQFEPVLGFGIKSMTIEYSVDGEEWTVLGDAEFARATARPDYVANTVVDFGGVPARFVRLNVNSGHGMMGQYGLSEVRFMHIPVYAREPQPASGATNLAPDLTLRWRAGRESAIHEVYLSTEEQAVIDRTVPVTAVSEALLEAGMLDLARTYYWRVDEVNEAETPATWQGDLWSFDTQEYLVVEDFESYNDVDHRIFDTWIDGWVNNTGSTVGHLETPFAERSIVRGGRQSMPFFYDNSATTYSEATVDVGDLQVGPDWTGHGVKALTVYFHGDPDNSAEQMYLKLNGSKVVYDGDAGYLTQALWRPWNVNLADLNVNLRSVTELSIGFERAGAAGGKGVVYFDDLRLVPTVSPAGTFSIHPWTGDHDSGISSDKVYTHTGKFSGEGNDGEPFFAGNGVYFERDMDRSGTNWTLTGPATNVFDTTNPVNVTGDGAALARGFFYGDQDDNHPVLTLMNLVPGTTYVATFYTVGYGGAGGRFTDITPGDNPRNPTRVDQNSAGSGNGQLITYTYTAIGTEMSFVFDALVTGDSWHHYAFSNEVASSNQAQD